A genomic segment from Streptomyces sp. NBC_01233 encodes:
- a CDS encoding cryptochrome/photolyase family protein, with protein MNSVVLFTSDLRLHDHPPLRAALAAAHDVVPLFVRDAAVDRAGFAAPNRLAFLADCLADLDAGLRDRGGRLVVRTGDPVTEVHAVARQADADEVHMAAGCSRFARDREARLRRALESDGRRLYVHDGVITAVPPGAVTPQGSDHFAVFTPYFKRWAAEPPRTPLAAPRAVRVVRGTRSEELPGRAAVADVSEGLPAGGEKEGRRRLGAWLSRLADAYEERHDDLAGDATSHLSAYLHFGALSATEAVHRARARGGAGATAFVRQLCWRDFHHQVLAARPETAVADYRPRQDHWRRGAEAEADLRAWREGRTGYPVVDAAMRQLAHEGWMHNRGRLIAASFLTKTLYVDWREGARHFLDLLVDGDVANNQLNWQWVAGTGTDTRPNRVLNPVLQGRRYDPHGAYVRRWVPELAGLPAGTIHEPWKLTGVQRDACDYPDPIIGLADGLARFRHARGRD; from the coding sequence ATGAACTCCGTCGTCCTTTTCACCTCCGACCTCCGCCTGCACGACCACCCGCCCCTGCGCGCCGCCCTGGCGGCGGCGCACGACGTCGTGCCGCTGTTCGTCCGGGATGCCGCCGTCGACCGGGCGGGGTTCGCCGCGCCCAACCGGCTCGCCTTCCTCGCCGACTGCCTGGCCGACCTCGACGCGGGCCTGCGCGACCGCGGCGGGCGGCTCGTCGTACGCACCGGGGACCCCGTCACCGAGGTCCACGCCGTGGCGCGGCAGGCCGATGCGGACGAGGTGCACATGGCGGCCGGCTGCTCCCGTTTCGCCCGCGACCGCGAGGCACGGCTGCGGCGCGCCCTGGAGTCCGACGGCCGCCGCCTCTACGTGCACGACGGGGTGATCACCGCCGTGCCGCCCGGCGCCGTCACCCCGCAGGGATCCGACCACTTCGCCGTCTTCACCCCGTACTTCAAGCGGTGGGCCGCCGAGCCGCCACGCACCCCCCTCGCCGCCCCCCGGGCCGTCCGGGTGGTCCGCGGGACGCGCTCCGAGGAACTGCCCGGGCGCGCCGCCGTGGCGGACGTGTCGGAGGGCCTCCCCGCGGGCGGGGAGAAGGAGGGCCGCCGCCGGCTCGGTGCCTGGCTGTCCCGGCTCGCCGACGCCTACGAGGAGCGTCACGACGACCTCGCGGGCGATGCCACCTCCCACCTGTCCGCGTACCTCCACTTCGGCGCGCTATCGGCCACGGAGGCCGTCCACCGGGCGCGGGCCCGCGGCGGCGCGGGCGCGACCGCCTTCGTACGGCAGCTGTGCTGGCGGGACTTCCACCACCAGGTGCTCGCAGCCCGGCCCGAGACGGCCGTGGCCGACTACCGGCCCCGGCAGGACCACTGGCGGCGGGGCGCCGAGGCGGAGGCGGACCTCCGCGCCTGGCGGGAGGGGCGGACCGGCTATCCGGTCGTGGACGCCGCCATGCGGCAACTCGCCCACGAGGGCTGGATGCACAACCGGGGACGCCTGATCGCCGCCTCCTTCCTCACGAAGACGCTGTACGTCGACTGGCGCGAGGGCGCCCGCCACTTCCTGGACCTCCTCGTGGACGGCGACGTCGCGAACAACCAGCTCAACTGGCAGTGGGTGGCGGGGACGGGGACCGACACACGGCCCAACCGGGTCCTCAATCCCGTGCTGCAGGGCCGGAGGTACGACCCCCACGGGGCCTACGTCCGCCGGTGGGTCCCCGAGCTCGCGGGCCTGCCCGCCGGGACGATCCACGAGCCGTGGAAGCTCACCGGTGTGCAACGGGACGCCTGCGACTACCCCGACCCGATCATCGGTCTCGCCGACGGCCTGGCCCGCTTCCGCCATGCCCGGGGCCGGGACTGA
- a CDS encoding MerR family transcriptional regulator: MSETTHGITTGAVARRLGVSPTTLRSWDQRYGIGPAAHEGGRHRRWTPGDIAMLEEMCRLTASGVPPAEAARAARASHGGRSGALADRGPGAGLAVGRPGPPRPPGPAGGPSRPGDERDALRESRGLARAAVRLDGPALDGLLGDLMADHGLVTVWEEVMVPTLHAVGRKWQSSGDRYVEVEHLLSWHVSTALRRVAPAPERRTSTPPVLLACVPADQHTLPLEALAAGLGERGLPARMFGAAVPAEALDAAVRRTGPAAVVLWSQARSTADHSLARHIAASAFGVKGARTHPVMLLAGPGWAGRAPGPGTLRPGGLREALDLVSRLYDTF, translated from the coding sequence ATGTCGGAGACCACGCACGGCATCACCACGGGGGCGGTGGCGCGCCGCTTGGGCGTGTCCCCGACCACGCTGCGGTCCTGGGACCAGCGGTACGGCATCGGTCCCGCCGCGCATGAGGGCGGGCGGCACCGCCGCTGGACCCCCGGGGACATCGCGATGCTGGAGGAGATGTGCCGGCTCACCGCCTCCGGAGTGCCGCCCGCCGAGGCCGCGCGGGCCGCGCGGGCATCCCACGGCGGGCGCTCCGGCGCGCTTGCGGATCGCGGACCCGGGGCGGGTCTTGCGGTGGGCCGGCCCGGGCCGCCCCGACCGCCGGGACCGGCCGGCGGGCCCTCTCGCCCCGGCGACGAGCGGGACGCGCTCCGGGAGAGCCGGGGGCTGGCCCGCGCCGCCGTACGCCTCGACGGCCCGGCCCTGGACGGGCTGCTCGGCGACCTCATGGCGGACCACGGGCTCGTCACGGTCTGGGAGGAGGTGATGGTGCCGACCCTGCACGCGGTGGGGCGCAAGTGGCAGTCCTCCGGCGACCGTTACGTCGAGGTGGAGCACCTGCTGTCCTGGCACGTCTCCACCGCCCTCCGGCGCGTGGCGCCCGCCCCGGAACGCCGGACCTCCACTCCCCCGGTGCTGCTGGCCTGCGTCCCGGCCGACCAGCACACCCTGCCCCTGGAGGCGCTGGCGGCGGGGCTCGGCGAGCGCGGCCTGCCGGCCCGGATGTTCGGCGCGGCGGTCCCCGCCGAAGCGCTGGACGCCGCCGTGCGGCGCACGGGACCGGCCGCCGTCGTGCTCTGGTCCCAGGCCCGCTCCACCGCCGACCACTCGCTGGCCCGGCACATCGCCGCCAGCGCCTTCGGGGTCAAGGGGGCGCGGACGCACCCCGTGATGCTGCTCGCCGGCCCGGGCTGGGCGGGCCGCGCCCCCGGACCCGGCACGCTGCGCCCCGGTGGGCTGCGGGAGGCGCTCGACCTCGTGTCCCGGCTCTACGACACCTTCTAG
- a CDS encoding WD40/YVTN/BNR-like repeat-containing protein — protein MPDVLLLVGTRKGLFIGRRRGDGPWEFDGPHFNAQAVYAVAVDRRGPAPRLLVGGDSTHWGPSVFSSDDLGATWREPAAAAVKFPQDTGASLERVWQLQPAGPEAPDVVYAGTEPAALFRSTDRGESFELVRPLWEHPSRGKWVPGGGGEGLHTVITDPVDRDAVTVAVSTAGVFRTKDGGASWEPSNEGVSAVFLPDPHPEFGQCVHKIAQDAGDTDRLYLQNHWGVYRSDDAGARWTDIGGGLPSDFGFAVAAHPHRPDTAYVFPLNADSDRVPAEHRCRVFRTRDAGASWEPLSKGLPSGDHYGTVLRDALCTDDADPAGIYFGNRNGELYASHDDGESWQLLAEHLPDVLCVRAATIGG, from the coding sequence ATGCCCGATGTACTGCTGCTCGTGGGAACCCGGAAGGGACTCTTCATCGGCCGTCGCCGAGGGGACGGCCCCTGGGAGTTCGACGGGCCGCACTTCAACGCCCAGGCCGTCTACGCGGTCGCCGTGGACCGGCGGGGTCCGGCCCCCCGGCTGCTGGTCGGCGGCGACAGCACGCACTGGGGGCCGTCCGTCTTCAGCTCCGACGACCTGGGGGCCACCTGGCGCGAGCCCGCGGCGGCCGCCGTGAAGTTCCCCCAGGACACGGGGGCCTCGCTGGAGAGGGTCTGGCAGCTGCAGCCGGCCGGGCCCGAGGCCCCGGACGTGGTGTACGCGGGGACGGAGCCCGCCGCGCTGTTCCGCTCGACGGACCGCGGCGAGTCCTTCGAGCTGGTCCGCCCGCTGTGGGAGCACCCGAGCCGCGGCAAGTGGGTCCCGGGCGGCGGCGGTGAGGGCCTGCACACGGTGATCACCGATCCCGTCGACCGGGACGCGGTGACCGTGGCCGTCTCCACCGCCGGGGTGTTCCGGACCAAGGACGGCGGGGCCAGCTGGGAACCGTCCAACGAGGGGGTCTCGGCGGTGTTCCTGCCCGATCCCCACCCCGAGTTCGGCCAGTGCGTGCACAAGATCGCCCAGGACGCCGGGGACACGGACCGGCTGTACCTGCAGAACCACTGGGGCGTCTACCGCAGCGACGACGCGGGGGCCCGGTGGACCGACATCGGCGGCGGGCTCCCCTCCGACTTCGGCTTCGCGGTGGCCGCCCATCCGCACCGGCCGGACACCGCCTACGTCTTCCCGCTCAACGCCGACTCCGACCGCGTCCCGGCCGAGCACCGGTGCCGGGTCTTCCGCACCCGGGACGCGGGCGCCAGCTGGGAGCCGCTCTCGAAGGGGCTGCCCTCCGGGGACCACTACGGCACGGTCCTGCGGGACGCGCTGTGCACGGACGACGCGGACCCGGCGGGCATCTACTTCGGCAACCGCAACGGCGAGCTGTACGCCAGCCACGACGACGGCGAGAGCTGGCAGCTGCTGGCCGAGCACCTGCCGGACGTGCTGTGCGTGCGGGCGGCGACCATCGGCGGGTAA
- a CDS encoding wax ester/triacylglycerol synthase family O-acyltransferase — protein MATEHLSPLDLAFWRIESAAHPMHLGALAVFHAAAPGAGPAASGSAASGPAASGAAERAAALLATRCAAVPGLRRRIRDVLLPVGAAAWSPDPGFDPARHVFLVRTEETDPQTAAGPLMARPLDRELPPWEAHVLAGPDPESFAVLFKFHHALADGLGALALAAALFDEGPALRTSARPVPEQRAGSALRRLPGTLAARVQDVGQALEIGAAVARSGLPLGVPAALTADPAGKGNRAVAGLALDLDEVNLVRKAAGGTVNDVLICVVAGALRRWLEERGDPAPTGPGPRALIPVSRRGRAGAGGGNRLSGYLLRLPLAERDPLLRLDRIRAAMDRNKDAGPARGAGAVALLADHVHPLGHRLGGPLVAQAARLLFDILVTSVPLPGLTFTLGGSRVREVYPLAPLARGQSLAVAVSTYKGTVHYGLVADAAAVPDLDALAGALRAELDVLVREVS, from the coding sequence GTGGCCACCGAGCACCTGTCCCCGCTCGACCTCGCCTTCTGGCGGATCGAATCCGCCGCCCACCCCATGCACCTCGGCGCCCTCGCCGTCTTCCATGCCGCCGCCCCCGGCGCCGGACCTGCCGCCTCCGGATCTGCCGCCTCGGGGCCTGCCGCCTCCGGGGCCGCCGAGCGCGCCGCCGCACTGCTCGCCACCCGCTGCGCCGCCGTGCCGGGCCTGCGCCGCCGGATCCGCGACGTGCTGCTGCCGGTCGGTGCGGCCGCCTGGTCGCCGGACCCCGGTTTCGACCCGGCACGGCACGTCTTCCTCGTCCGTACCGAGGAGACGGACCCGCAGACCGCCGCCGGCCCGCTGATGGCCCGGCCGCTGGACCGGGAACTGCCGCCCTGGGAGGCCCACGTGCTGGCCGGGCCGGACCCGGAATCCTTCGCGGTGCTCTTCAAGTTCCACCACGCCCTCGCCGACGGCCTGGGCGCGCTGGCCCTGGCGGCCGCGCTCTTCGACGAGGGCCCTGCCCTGCGGACCTCCGCCCGCCCCGTCCCCGAGCAGCGGGCCGGCTCCGCCCTGCGCCGGCTCCCCGGGACGCTGGCCGCCCGGGTCCAGGACGTCGGCCAGGCCCTGGAGATCGGCGCCGCCGTGGCCCGCTCCGGGCTGCCGCTGGGCGTCCCCGCGGCCCTCACCGCGGACCCGGCCGGCAAGGGGAACCGGGCCGTCGCGGGTCTCGCCCTCGACCTGGACGAGGTCAACCTGGTCCGCAAGGCCGCCGGGGGCACCGTCAACGACGTGCTCATCTGCGTGGTCGCCGGGGCGCTGCGGCGCTGGCTGGAGGAGCGGGGCGATCCCGCACCGACCGGGCCCGGTCCCCGCGCGCTGATCCCCGTGTCCCGCCGGGGCAGAGCCGGGGCGGGCGGCGGGAACCGGCTGTCCGGCTACCTGCTGCGGCTGCCCCTGGCCGAGCGCGACCCGCTGCTGCGCCTGGACCGGATCCGGGCGGCGATGGACCGCAACAAGGACGCCGGACCCGCCCGCGGTGCGGGGGCCGTCGCCCTGCTCGCCGACCACGTCCACCCGCTGGGCCACCGGCTCGGCGGCCCGCTCGTCGCCCAGGCCGCCCGGCTGCTCTTCGACATCCTGGTGACCAGCGTCCCGCTGCCCGGACTGACCTTCACCCTCGGTGGCAGCCGGGTCCGCGAGGTCTACCCGCTCGCCCCGCTGGCCCGCGGTCAGTCGCTGGCCGTCGCGGTGTCCACGTACAAGGGAACCGTCCACTACGGCCTGGTCGCCGACGCGGCGGCCGTCCCGGACCTGGACGCCCTGGCGGGGGCGCTGAGGGCGGAGCTCGACGTGCTTGTACGAGAGGTCTCGTAG